The following proteins are encoded in a genomic region of Pungitius pungitius chromosome 19, fPunPun2.1, whole genome shotgun sequence:
- the ggh gene encoding gamma-glutamyl hydrolase, whose translation MFLFFCISLTCLFYSSATRNDQPVIGILAQEIRVPKPNQTAYVAASYVKFLESGGARVVPVMLDQTLEEYKRVFYSINGILLPGGRASIVSSAFQRASQIFYELAIEANNRGDYFPLWGTCLGFEQLFYLTSFKTTLSRTNTSGVALPLSFTNESRDSRLLRGFPAGLLVALASEPLTEHSHKFGVAVSTHRADEELRRFYRVLTTNTDGATEFVSTFEAYDYPIYGTQWHPEKNAYEWRKPYVPHSVSAIRTTFYMAEFFVNEARKSFHRFRSEEEERRALIYNHRPVHTGPNGFFEQVYIF comes from the exons atgtttttattcttttgcatTTCTCTCACGTGTCTGTTTTACTCCTCGGCCACGCGCAACGACCAGCCCGTCATCG gaATCCTGGCCCAGGAAATCCGTGTACCCAAACCCAACCAAACGGCTTACGTCGCTGCCTCCTACGTCAAGTTCCTGGAGTCTGGAGGTGCTCGGGTGGTGCCTGTCAT GCTCGATCAGACGCTGGAGGAGTATAAGCGAGTGTTCTACTCCATCAACGG GATCCTTCTCCCTGGAGGACGGGCCAGCATCGTCTCGTCCGCGTTTCAAAGAGCTTCACAGATATTTTATGAGCTCGCCATTGAG gcCAACAACAGGGGCGACTACTTCCCTCTGTGGGGAACCTGCCTGGGCTTTGAGCAGCTGTTTTATTTGACGAGTTTTAAGACCACGCTGTCTCGCACCAATACGAGTGGTGTGGCGTTGCCTCTGAGCTTCACGAACG AAAGCCGAGACAGCCGACTGCTGCGAGGCTTCCCCGCCGGACTGCTGGTCGCTCTGGCTTCCGAGCCGCTCACGGAACACTCGCACAAGTTCGGTGTGGCCGTGTCG ACTCACCGCGCGGACGAGGAGCTGAGGAGGTTCTACCGAGTTCTCACCACCAATACGGACGGAGCCACGGAGTTCGTGTCGACCTTTGAAG CGTACGACTACCCGATCTACGGCACGCAGTGGCACCCGGAAAAAAACGCGTACGAGTGGCGGAAGCCTTACGTCCCTCACTCCGTGTCGGCCATCaggaccaccttctacatggcGGAGTTCTTTGTCAACGAAG CCAGGAAGAGCTTCCACAGGTTCaggtccgaggaggaggagaggagggcgcTGATATACAACCACAGACCCGTTCACACTGGGCCCAACGGCTTCTTTGAGCAAGTCTATATATTCTAG
- the LOC119198868 gene encoding gamma-glutamyl hydrolase-like, translated as MEPFQVLLVVLLTASSHAQSFHPGECPQPPVQRDFDVSKYMGTWYEIERLPAVFERGTCNQATYSPLADGTVKVRNAELLSNGKRSTIEGVAKVINPSEPAILGVSFFKGVPDAPYWVLSTDYHSFSLVYSCTNYFLFHVDYAWILARTRALADDVIGPLRHQLAAAGVNTNRLTVSNQTGCDQTSAKVNERPIIGVLAQEVSSPKANRASYIAASYVKTLESAGARVVPVMINQTPEEYQALFASINGILFPGGSASILSSGYQRAAKIFYELALEANKRGDYFPVWGTCLGYEQLAVLTSGEDLLSRTNTSGVPLPLNLMEGAKGSRMFEGFPAELMEDLASEPLTANMHKWSVTLSTHKTNNQLNSFYKVLSTNTDGTTEFVSTVEAFDYPIYGTQWHPEKNAFEWRQPYIPHSPAAVRISFYTAQFFVNEARKNFHRFESEEEERKALIYNFSPVHAAPQSGFEQIYYF; from the exons ATGGAGCCTTTCCAG GTGCTGCTCGTGGTCCTCCTGACCGCTTCGTCTCACGCTCAGTCCTTCCACCCCGGAGAGTGTCCCCAGCCGCCCGTCCAGCGGGATTTCGACGTGTCGAAG TACATGGGGACCTGGTATGAAATCGAGCGGCTCCCAGCCGTGTTTGAGAGAGGGACATGTAACCAGGCCACGTACAGTCCGCTCGCTGACGGGACGGTCAAAGTTCGCAACGCAGAGCTTCT GTCAAATGGGAAGAGAAGTACCATCGAGGGTGTTGCCAAAGTCATAAACCCGTCTGAACCGGCGATATTGGGTGTCAGCTTCTTTAAAG gcgttCCCGACGCTCCCTACTGGGTGCTCTCCACCGACTACCACTCCTTCTCTCTGGTGTACTCCTGCACCAACTACTTCCTCTTCCACGTGGACTACGCCTGGATCCTGGCTCGCACTCGGGCGTTGGCTGACGATGTCATCGGCCCGTTACGCCACCAGCTGGCCGCCGCCGGCGTGAACACGAACCGCCTGACAGTCAGTAATCAGACTGGATGCGATCAGACCTCAG CCAAGGTGAATGAGCGACCAATCATCG GAGTTCTGGCCCAGGAGGTTTCTTCCCCCAAAGCCAACCGGGCCTCCTACATCGCCGCCTCCTACGTCAAGACCCTGGAGTCAGCGGGGGCGAGGGTGGTGCCCGTCAT GATCAACCAGACACCGGAGGAGTACCAGGCACTGTTCGCCTCCATTAACGG AATCCTGTTCCCGGGGGGCAGCGCCAGCATCTTGTCGTCCGGCTACCAGCGAGCCGCGAAGATATTTTACGAACTCGCTCTTGAG GCGAACAAGCGGGGCGACTACTTCCCGGTgtgggggacctgcctcgggtACGAGCAGCTGGCCGTGCTGACCAGCGGCGAGGACCTGCTGTCGCGCACCAACACCAGCGGCGTGCCGCTCCCTCTGAACTTAATGGAAG GAGCCAAAGGCAGCCGGATGTTTGAAGGCTTCCCAGCAGAGCTCATGGAGGACCTGGCCTCCGAGCCGCTGACGGCCAACATGCACAAGTGGAGCGTGACGCTGTCG ACTCATAAAACCAACAATCAGCTGAACAGCTTTTACAAAGTTCTCTCCACAAACACGGACGGGACGACGGAGTTCGTGTCAACGGTTGAAG cgttCGATTACCCGATTTATGGGACTCAGTGGCACCCGGAGAAGAACGCGTTTGAGTGGAGGCAGCCGTACATTCCTCACTCCCCGGCGGCGGTCAGGATCTCCTTCTACACGGCGCAGTTCTTCGTCAACGAGG cCAGGAAGAACTTTCACAGGTTTGaatccgaggaggaggagaggaaagcgcTGATATACAACTTCAGTCCCGTCCACGCGGCGCCCCAGAGCGGCTTTGAGCAGATCTATTATTTCTGA
- the LOC119198869 gene encoding dipeptidyl aminopeptidase-like protein 6, with protein sequence MKIDAGFVLSLSLSLSPEEIFQSHIAHWWSPDGARLAYATINDSLVPRMELPMFTGTPYPVGKEYHYPKAGEENPVITLYVVNLNGPLHTIEMRRPDDPRMSEYYVTMVKWATTTKLAINWLNRAQNISILTLCEATTGVCTKKHEDESEGWLHRQNEKPLFSKDGLKLFFTRAIPQGGRGKFFHISMSVSQPNTSTDTLQSITSGDWDVTQVLAYNEDSQLIYFLSTEDGPKRRHLYSADTFGSFNRRCLSCALSDSCDYISGSFSHNMSFFLLSCQGRDVPFAAVYKTQRDGDSETQDGESITLVHKLESNENLRLTLDSMQMPTVEYKEINIEDYTLSMQILKPAGFVDTAYYPLLLLVDGSPGGQTVAERFHVDWATALVSSFGAVVARCDGRGAGFQGTNLLQRVQKRLGQDEEQDQRKALEFLMKETYIDKTRVGAFGKVYGGYVTSLLVSGNESPVKCGAVLSPITDFELYASAFSERYLGLPKPDPRAYTTANLAHRASQFMDKKFLIIHPTADEKVHFQHTAKFIAQLINEKANYTLQIYPDEGHFIHSAATRQHLSQSLVNFFEECFRLPEQVFEEALEEESEDEG encoded by the exons ATGAAGATTGATGCTGGtttcgttctctctctctctctctctctctctccagaggaGATCTTCCAGTCCCACATCGCCCATTGGTGGTCTCCGGACGGCGCCAGGCTCGCCTACGCCACCATCAACGACAGCCTGGTGCCCAGGATGGAGCTGCCCATGTTCACGGGCACGCCGTACCCGGTGGGGAAAGAGTACCACTACCCTAAG GCCGGCGAGGAGAACCCAGTCATCACTCTCTACGTGGTGAACCTTAACGGCCCCCTTCACACCATCGAGATGAGGAGGCCCGACGATCCCCGGATGAG TGAGTATTACGTAACCATGGTGAAATGGGCCACCACCACCAAACTGGCCATCAACTGGCTGAACAGAGCCCAGAACATCTCCATACTCACGCTGTGCGAGGCCACAACGGGGGTCTGCACAAAG AAACACGAGGATGAGAGTGAAGGATGGCTCCACAGACAG AACGAGAAGCCTCTGTTTTCCAAAGACGGGTTGAAGCTCTTCTTCACCCGCGCCATTCCGCAAGGAGGCCGGGGCAAGTTCTTCCACATCTCCATGTCCGTCTCCCAG CCCAACACCAGCACGGACACCCTGCAGTCCATCACATCGGGGGACTGGGACGTCACCCAGGTCCTCGCCTACAACGAGGACAGCCAGTTGAT ATACTTCTTGAGCACAGAGGACGGTCCCAAGCGAAGGCACCTGTACAG CGCGGACACCTTCGGCTCCTTCAACCGCCGCTGTCTGTCCTGCGCCTTGTCCGACAGCTGCGACTACATCAGCGGCTCCTTCAGCCACAACATGAGCTTCTTCCTGCTCAGCTGCCAAG GGCGGGACGTCCCGTTCGCAGCCGTTTACAAAACGCAGAGAGACGGGGACAGTGAGACGCAGGACGGCGAGA GCATCACATTAGTACATAAACTGGAGAGCAATGAGAACCTGAGGCTCACCCTGGACTCCATGCAGATGCCGACCGTGGAGTACAAGGAGATCAACATAGAGGACTACA CCCTGTCGATGCAGATCCTAAAACCCGCCGGCTTTGTGGACACAGCTTACTACCCGCTGCTTCTGCTCGT CGACGGGAGCCCCGGGGGTCAGACGGTGGCGGAGCGGTTCCACGTGGACTGGGCCACGGCGCTGGTCAGCAGCTTCGGCGCCGTGGTGGCGCGCTGCGACGGGCGCGGCGCCGGCTTCCAGGGCACCAACCTGCTGCAGCGGGTCCAGAAGCGCCTGGGGCAGGACGAGGAACAGGACCAGAGGAAAGCCCTCGA GTTTCTCATGAAAGAAACCTACATCGATAAGACCCGGGTTGGAGCTTTTGGGAAG GTGTATGGCGGCTATGTGACCAGCCTGCTGGTCAGTGGCAACGAATCCCCGGTGAAGTGCGGCGCCGTCCTCTCCCCCATCACCGACTTTGAGCTCTACG CGTCGGCGTTCTCGGAGCGATACCTGGGGCTTCCGAAACCCGATCCGAGGGCCTACACC ACGGCAAATCTAGCACACAGAGCGTCTCAGTTCATGGACAAGAAGTTCCTCATTATTCACCCAACAGCTGACG AAAAGGTCCATTTCCAACACACAGCAAAGTTCATCGCCCAGCTCATCAACGAGAAGGCCAACTACACCTTACAG atctACCCCGACGAAGGCCACTTCATCCACAGCGCGGCCACCAGGCAGCACCTCAGCCAGTCCCTGGTGAACTTCTTCGAGGAGTGCTTCAGGCTACCGGAGCAGGTGTTCGAGGaggccctggaggaggagagtgaagaCGAGGgttag